The following are from one region of the Salvia splendens isolate huo1 chromosome 2, SspV2, whole genome shotgun sequence genome:
- the LOC121771313 gene encoding uncharacterized protein LOC121771313 isoform X1, which produces MKSTTTFSVLLKTLNHLLLLSFDYLSTMDLIFVLLTQLINTTPFELEFEDADGNRSLLPSLRPGKTGFAKQIRILRHLNRSGRAWKFRVLVDGKFTGIEMDPQVVMDCVRVVFCVEGGVLCVKRVHEKRVDAFFRLSFFGCMRNFFWDRRGEFESMCLSHTQMPTNLKRNEECQCQHLPPYVGLKNRGEEDGSKCSTRRAEEDGNECSTSEEEAEANVRSSASDSPAGANNINVGDNLKERTKNLNPHLDPPIKSRGRIGNTPRPRPRPPNDNVAPAQRGRPIDYEPSSNHVVEKDSFVHGMLLVFAFIVFIWLRFF; this is translated from the exons ATGAAGTCAACTACTACATTCTCAGTACTCTTAAAAACCCTAAATCATCTCTTGTTGCTCTCATTCGACTATCTCTCTACAATGGATTTGATCTTCGTTCTCCTAACTCAACTCATCAACACCACCCCCTTCGAACTAGAATTCGAAGACGCGGATGGCAACCGCAGCTTGCTGCCTAGTCTGCGTCCGGGCAAGACCGGATTCGCTAAGCAAATCCGGATCCTCCGCCATCTAAATAGATCCGGCCGGGCCTGGAAATTCAGGGTCCTGGTTGATGGGAAGTTCACGGGAATAGAGATGGATCCTCAGGTCGTCATGGATTGCGTTCGTGTCGTGTTTTGTGTCGAAGGAGGCGTGCTCTGCGTTAAGAGAGTACATGAGAAGCGAGTCGATGCCTTCTTCCGACTAAG CTTTTTCGGGTGCATGCGAAACTTTTTTTGGGATCGTAGAGGAGAATTTGAATCCATGTGTCTATCACACACACAAATGCCTACAAATTTAAAGAG GAATGAAGAATGCCAATGTCAGCATTTGCCTCCGTATGTTGGTTTGAAGAATAG AGGCGAAGAAGATGGAAGTAAATGCTCAACAAGAAGGGCAGAGGAAGATGGAAATGAATGCTCAACAAGTGAGGAAGAAGCAGAGGCAAATGTCCGATCATCGGCCTCCGATTCTCCGGCCGGGGcgaataatataaatgtagggGACAACCTAAAAGAGAGGACTAAGAATCTCAATCCGCATTTGGACCCGCCAATAAAATCTAGAGGGCGGATAGGCAATACCCCTCGGCCTCGGCCTCGGCCTCCAAATGATAACGTGGCGCCGGCTCAGAGAGGCAGGCCAATCGATTATGAGCCATCATCCAACCATGTGGTTGAGAAGGATAGTTTTGTCCACGGTATGCTGCTAGTATTTGCTTTTATAGTTTTTATATGGTTGAGGTTCTTTTGA
- the LOC121771313 gene encoding uncharacterized protein LOC121771313 isoform X2, which translates to MKSTTTFSVLLKTLNHLLLLSFDYLSTMDLIFVLLTQLINTTPFELEFEDADGNRSLLPSLRPGKTGFAKQIRILRHLNRSGRAWKFRVLVDGKFTGIEMDPQVVMDCVRVVFCVEGGVLCVKRVHEKRVDAFFRLRGEFESMCLSHTQMPTNLKRNEECQCQHLPPYVGLKNRGEEDGSKCSTRRAEEDGNECSTSEEEAEANVRSSASDSPAGANNINVGDNLKERTKNLNPHLDPPIKSRGRIGNTPRPRPRPPNDNVAPAQRGRPIDYEPSSNHVVEKDSFVHGMLLVFAFIVFIWLRFF; encoded by the exons ATGAAGTCAACTACTACATTCTCAGTACTCTTAAAAACCCTAAATCATCTCTTGTTGCTCTCATTCGACTATCTCTCTACAATGGATTTGATCTTCGTTCTCCTAACTCAACTCATCAACACCACCCCCTTCGAACTAGAATTCGAAGACGCGGATGGCAACCGCAGCTTGCTGCCTAGTCTGCGTCCGGGCAAGACCGGATTCGCTAAGCAAATCCGGATCCTCCGCCATCTAAATAGATCCGGCCGGGCCTGGAAATTCAGGGTCCTGGTTGATGGGAAGTTCACGGGAATAGAGATGGATCCTCAGGTCGTCATGGATTGCGTTCGTGTCGTGTTTTGTGTCGAAGGAGGCGTGCTCTGCGTTAAGAGAGTACATGAGAAGCGAGTCGATGCCTTCTTCCGACTAAG AGGAGAATTTGAATCCATGTGTCTATCACACACACAAATGCCTACAAATTTAAAGAG GAATGAAGAATGCCAATGTCAGCATTTGCCTCCGTATGTTGGTTTGAAGAATAG AGGCGAAGAAGATGGAAGTAAATGCTCAACAAGAAGGGCAGAGGAAGATGGAAATGAATGCTCAACAAGTGAGGAAGAAGCAGAGGCAAATGTCCGATCATCGGCCTCCGATTCTCCGGCCGGGGcgaataatataaatgtagggGACAACCTAAAAGAGAGGACTAAGAATCTCAATCCGCATTTGGACCCGCCAATAAAATCTAGAGGGCGGATAGGCAATACCCCTCGGCCTCGGCCTCGGCCTCCAAATGATAACGTGGCGCCGGCTCAGAGAGGCAGGCCAATCGATTATGAGCCATCATCCAACCATGTGGTTGAGAAGGATAGTTTTGTCCACGGTATGCTGCTAGTATTTGCTTTTATAGTTTTTATATGGTTGAGGTTCTTTTGA
- the LOC121774386 gene encoding uncharacterized protein LOC121774386, with protein MEIIEELASNDEGRSNERSKVHRVASTTDHDPMSALSDKLDALTMKFDCIAMGQPSQEPQGKMGDVNYVNQWDNNRYFNNHRPNFQGGGYNQFGNKWHPNLSYGNPNNALQPPPGFTVTDGVVNDPKKMITEDILKSFMLQSNKLMEHNNQRMEKVETDVQSMATHLKNIDTQISQISQTVSTITQSGKFPSNTIINPKECKAVHLMNGTVYEAPSLPATTSDTVLEPKAAVAEKEKEAENENTGTTSGVKVSFAHVLNQKKKKDDQFTRFLDIFRKVHVNIPLIEAQQQMPKYAKFLKEVIAQKTSWGQVDTINLTENCSALLQRKLPTKLKDPGSFTVDCLIGGYKVENALCNLGASINLMPLSVFKQMNIGTLKPTSATLQMADRSVVYPGGIVEDLLIKVGEFIFPIDFMVLDMEEDKGVPLLLGRLFLATAEANINVKKGRVDNLHGRRKSNVFPQTEKHGWKN; from the coding sequence ATGGAAATAATAGAAGAGCTTGCATCTAATGACGAAGGAAGGAGCAACGAAAGGAGTAAGGTGCATAGGGTAGCGTCTACTACAGATCATGATCCTATGAGTGCCCTATCCGACAAGCTGGATGCGCTGACTATGAAATTTGACTGCATTGCAATGGGACAGCCGTCTCAAGAACCCCAAGGAAAAATGGGGGACGTGAACTATGTGAATCAATGGGACAACAACCGGTACTTCAATAATCACCGCCCCAACTTTCAGGGTGGAGGATATAATCAGTTCGGGAACAAATGGCATCCCAATCTCTCTTATGGAAACCCAAATAATGCTCTGCAACCACCCCCGGGGTTCACAGTTACTGATGGAGTGGTTAATGATCCGAAGAAGATGATCACGGAAGACATACTCAAGTCTTTCATGCTACAGTCCAACAAGCTCATGGAGCATAACAATCAAAGGATGGAGAAGGTTGAGACAGATGTGCAAAGTATGGCCACTCATCTGAAGAACATCGACACACAGATCAGCCAGATTTCCCAGACTGTGAGTACTATTACTCAATCGGGAAAATTCCCTTCGAACACCATCATAAATCCCAAAGAATGCAAAGCTGTGCATCTAATGAATGGCACTGTTTATGAAGCTCCCTCACTGCCTGCGACCACATCTGATACCGTTCTTGAGCCCAAGGCTGCCGTGGCAGAGAAGGAAAAGGAGGCTGAAAATGAGAATACTGGCACCACTTCTGGAGTAAAGGTGTCATTCGCGCATGTACtgaatcagaagaagaagaaagatgatCAGTTCACTCGATTTCTGGACATCTTCAGAAAGGTGCATGTGAACATTCCTTTGATCGAGGCACAGCAGCAGATGCCTAAGTACGCTAAGTTTCTGAAGGAGGTGATAGCCCAGAAGACCAGTTGGGGGCAGGTTGACACTATTAATCTAACTGAAAATTGCAGTGCTCTGCTGCAAAGGAAACTGCCTACCAAGCTGAAGGATCCTGGAAGTTTCACTGTCGACTGCCTCATTGGGGGCTATAAGGTGGAGAATGCTCTCTGCAATCTAGGCGCGAGCATTAATCTAATGCCACTATCGGTGTTCAAGCAAATGAACATTGGTACTTTGAAGCCCACCTCAGCCACACTACAGATGGCAGACAGATCTGTCGTGTATCCAGGGGGCATCGTGGAAGACCTACTAATTAAGGTCGGGGAATTTATTTTTCCCATCGACTTTATGGTCTTGGACATGGAAGAAGACAAGGGAGTCCCCCTACTGCTAGGACGTCTCTTCCTTGCCACTGCTGAGGCAAATATAAACGTGAAAAAAGGGAGAGTTGACAATCTTCATGGGAGAAGAAAGTCAAACGTTTTCCCACAAACCGAGAAGCATGGATGGAAGAACTGA
- the LOC121771313 gene encoding uncharacterized protein LOC121771313 isoform X3 has translation MDPQVVMDCVRVVFCVEGGVLCVKRVHEKRVDAFFRLSFFGCMRNFFWDRRGEFESMCLSHTQMPTNLKRNEECQCQHLPPYVGLKNRGEEDGSKCSTRRAEEDGNECSTSEEEAEANVRSSASDSPAGANNINVGDNLKERTKNLNPHLDPPIKSRGRIGNTPRPRPRPPNDNVAPAQRGRPIDYEPSSNHVVEKDSFVHGMLLVFAFIVFIWLRFF, from the exons ATGGATCCTCAGGTCGTCATGGATTGCGTTCGTGTCGTGTTTTGTGTCGAAGGAGGCGTGCTCTGCGTTAAGAGAGTACATGAGAAGCGAGTCGATGCCTTCTTCCGACTAAG CTTTTTCGGGTGCATGCGAAACTTTTTTTGGGATCGTAGAGGAGAATTTGAATCCATGTGTCTATCACACACACAAATGCCTACAAATTTAAAGAG GAATGAAGAATGCCAATGTCAGCATTTGCCTCCGTATGTTGGTTTGAAGAATAG AGGCGAAGAAGATGGAAGTAAATGCTCAACAAGAAGGGCAGAGGAAGATGGAAATGAATGCTCAACAAGTGAGGAAGAAGCAGAGGCAAATGTCCGATCATCGGCCTCCGATTCTCCGGCCGGGGcgaataatataaatgtagggGACAACCTAAAAGAGAGGACTAAGAATCTCAATCCGCATTTGGACCCGCCAATAAAATCTAGAGGGCGGATAGGCAATACCCCTCGGCCTCGGCCTCGGCCTCCAAATGATAACGTGGCGCCGGCTCAGAGAGGCAGGCCAATCGATTATGAGCCATCATCCAACCATGTGGTTGAGAAGGATAGTTTTGTCCACGGTATGCTGCTAGTATTTGCTTTTATAGTTTTTATATGGTTGAGGTTCTTTTGA